In Pyricularia oryzae 70-15 chromosome 2, whole genome shotgun sequence, one genomic interval encodes:
- a CDS encoding ubiquitin-conjugating enzyme yields the protein MSYNGASSSSQSTSAAALLLGRQLKQMQRDNNPRFSVGLVNDSNLFEWNVMLMIDDDVKFYGGANFRARLSFPPTYPHLPPSMTFQKPIPFHPNIYDNGVLCISILHPPEEDKYGYEAASERWSPVQTPETILLSVISLFSDLNVESPANVEAARLLREDPKEFRKIVRKCVRESTGEDL from the exons ATGTCTTACAACGgcgcctcgtcctcgtctcaGTCAACATCAGCAGCCGCTCTCCTCTTAGGCAGGCAGCTTAAACAGATGCAGAGAGACAACAATCCAAGGTTCTCAGTTGGCCTAGTTAACGACTCCAACCTTTTCGAATGGAACGTTATGCTCATGATCGATGACGATGTAAAATTCTACGGTG GCGCCAACTTCCGAGCCCGACTTTCCTTTCCCCCGACGTACCCTCATCTTCCACCGAGCATGACCTTTCAGAAGCCGATACCTTTCCACCCAAACATCTACGACAACGGTGTGCTCTGCATTAGCATCCTTCACCCGCCCGAGGAAGATAAGTACGGTTACGAGGCAGCATCGGAGCGCTGGAGCCCCGTACAAACTCCCGAGACAATACTGCTGAGCGTCATCAGTTTGTTTTCGGACTTGAACGTTGAAAGCCCAGCCAACGTCGAGGCGGCAAGGCTGCTTAGGGAAGATCCCAAAGAATTCAGGAAAATTGTAAGGAAATGTGTCCGTGAGAGTACGGGAGAGGACTTATAG
- a CDS encoding chitobiosyldiphosphodolichol beta-mannosyltransferase, with amino-acid sequence MWTFLILCAILFCGALLILLPSRYLHSSSKIGSKTDVSVQVLVLGDIGRSPRVQYHAMSIAKHGGRVDLIGYQETPLHPELLKYPKVSVRSLDPPPRVLRSKSIPFIISGPLKVIWQVFTLIHVLGYETPPAQWLLIQNPPSIPTMAVATVISRCRNTRLLIDWHNYGWTILSGTRGARHPFVRISKLYECLFGRFGSANLTVTHAMARQLKRAPYGIKSPIVPMHDRPAAIFKPLNDPMAKLDILSRILESRDLAAAIVDRRTRLIVSSTSWTPDEDFNLLLSALVQYANSMQDDSQIIVPVVAVITGKGPQKAMYEAKIKKMAEDGLVPNVTIRTAFLSFEDYAALLASADLGVCLHMSSSGVDLPMKVVDMFGAGLPVVAYSAYESFSELVREGENGRGFETAGELTAELTRLLSVEGQEELKHLRQGAVLEGSRRWDEEWDASVARILGLVE; translated from the exons ATGTGGACCTTCTTAATACTCTGCGCAATTTTGTTCTGCGGTGCTCTTCTGATACTTTTGCCTTCGAGATACTTGCACTCCTCATCCAAGATAGGCTCAAAGACGGATGTGTCTGTTCAAGTTCTAGTACTCGGAGACATCGGAAGGAGCCCAAGAGTCCAGTACCATGCCATGAGCATCGCGAAGCATGGGGGCCGGGTTGATCTCATCGGCTACCAAG AGACTCCCCTTCATCCCGAGCTGCTCAAGTACCCCAAGGTCAGCGTGCGCTCACTGGACCCTCCGCCGCGTGTGTTGCGCTCAAAATCAATTCCCTTCATCATATCGGGTCCCCTCAAGGTCATCTGGCAGGTTTTTACTCTCATCCATGTTCTGGGATACGAGACGCCGCCGGCTCAGTGGCTACTCATTCAAAACCCGCCATCGATTCCGACTATGGCCGTCGCCACAGTCATTTCCAGGTGCCGCAATACTCGTCTCCTCATCGACTGGCACAACTATGGCTGGACAATTCTTTCGGGCACCCGCGGCGCCCGTCACCCTTTTGTGCGAATCTCCAAGCTTTATGAGTGTCTGTTTGGCCGCTTCGGCAGCGCCAACCTGACCGTCACGCACGCCATGGCAAGGCAGCTTAAGCGTGCGCCGTACGGCATCAAATCCCCCATAGTACCCATGCACGATCGGCCTGCGGCCATCTTCAAGCCCCTGAACGACCCCATGGCGAAGCTGGATATCCTCAGTCGCATCCTCGAGTCCCGCGACCTGGCGGCTGCCATAGTCGATAGGCGCACGCGCCTCATCGTAAGCAGCACGTCCTGGACCCCCGATGAGGACTTCAACCTGCTCCTCAGTGCTCTTGTCCAATATGCGAACAGCATGCAGGATGATAGCCAGATCATAGTACCTGTCGTAGCTGTGATCACGGGCAAGGGGCCCCAGAAGGCCATGTACGAAGCCAAGATTAAGAAGATGGCCGAGGACGGACTGGTACCCAACGTCACGATCCGAACTGCATTCCTGTCGTTCGAGGATTATGCCGCTCTTCTGGCTTCGGCGGACTTGGGTGTATGTCTACACATGTCGAGCTCGGGCGTTGATTTGCCCATGAAGGTCGTGGACATGTTTGGGGCAGGGCTCCCGGTGGTGGCCTACTCGGCCTATGAGAGTTTTTCGGAGCTTGTCCGCGAGGGAGAGAATGGTCGCGGTTTCGAGACTGCTGGCGAACTGACTGCGGAACTCACACGTCTGCTCAGCGTCGAGGGCCAGGAAGAATTGAAGCATCTCCGTCAAGGTGCCGTTTTGGAAGGCAGCAGGCGATGGGACGAGGAATGGGATGCATCGGTCGCGCGTATTCTGGGTCTTGTCGAATGA
- a CDS encoding cation efflux protein/zinc transporter, producing MASYALPTSIPHSQHAPGHMHSHSGSPPSFGHISQHTTRKRSSLCEQPLTHSDDDDYHGYNPTHDHNHDHNHDHNHAHDHGGHGHSHSHSRSHSHSHSHDHAHAHTNSCSHSHSNSHSHMHDNHHHSSPEQANGREKSSMSISTNQGFVSSSTRGGKHVLTPSQASFDIKYDAPAQGVTHVHDHGSSAERSRFTNLILPFTAKWPLLHAIVTEKDSRRIFYFMSINFSFMMVQAFYGYATDSLGLLSDSIHMLFDCVALAVGLFASVASKWAPNERFPYGFGKIETLSGFANGVFLILISVEIIFESFERIMEGRATKRLAELFVVSSAGLAVNLIGMWAFGHHHHHGGDDHGHHSHGHSHDHAHDHDHGHDHGHSHSHDHGHGHGHGHSHGGCGGHSHDNENMMGIYLHVMADTLGSAAVIVSTALTYYWPWSGWDPLASFLIAVLILGSAMPLVSSSARRLLLTVPDRVEYGLRDTLSGITGLRGVANYAVPKFWMDDRSGGDNHTAPGDHLLGVMHVTAVRGADMEDVGKRVRSYLAAKGIDITVQVEREGDPSCWCGLNRTMPGQGPAGGHKPSYSVL from the exons ATGGCCTCATATGCGCTACCGACCAGTATTCCACACTCTCAACATGCTCCAGGCCATATGCATTCCCACTCGGGTTCGCCGCCCTCTTTTGGCCACATAAGTCAGCATACCACGAGAAAAAGGTCGAGCCTCTGCGAGCAGCCACTCACCCatagcgacgacgacgattaCCATGGATACAACCCCACCCATGACCACAATCACGACCACAATCATGACCACAACCATGCCCACGATCATGGCGGTCACGGCCACTCGCACTCGCACTCCCGTTCACATTCGCATTCGCACTCTCACGACCACGCCCACGCCCACACAAATAGCTGTTCGCACTCGCACTCTAACTCCCACTCACACATGCATGACAACCATCACCATAGCTCCCCGGAGCAGGCAAATGGCCGAGAAAAATCCTCCATGTCAATTTCGACCAACCAAGGCTTTGTGTCATCATCCACCCGTGGAGGGAAGCACGTACTCACGCCCTCGCAGGCGAGCTTTGATATCAAATACGATGCTCCGGCGCAAGGCGTCACGCATGTCCATGACCATGGGTCTTCCGCTGAGCGATCGAGGTTTACCAACTTAATACTACCATTCACAGCAAAATGGCCTTTGTTACATGCCATTGTAACGGAAAAGGACTCCAGGAGGATATTTTACTTCATGAG CATCAATTTCTCCTTCATGATGGTACAGGCGTTTTATGGTTACGCCACCGACTCGCTTGGCCTTTTGAGTGACAGCATACATATGCTTTTCGACTGTGTGGCGCTCGCAGTTGGCCTTTTTGCATCTGTTGCGAGCAAATGGGCACCCAATGAAAGATTTCCTTATGGGTTCGGTAAGATTGAGACGTTGAGCGGGTTTGCAAACGGTGTTTTTCTCAT ATTGATCAGTGTTGAGATCATATTTGAATCGTTCGAGAGAATCATGGAGGGCCGTGCTACCAAGAGACTTGCCGAACTATTCGTTGTGAGCTCGGCAGGTCTTGCAGTAAACTTAATAGGCATGTGGGCTTTTGGCCATCACCATCATCATGGCGGCGATGACCATGGTCACCACTCCCATGGGCACTCGCATGACCATGCACACGACCACGACCACGGACATGACCATGGCCACTCACATTCACATGACCATGGTCATGGTCATGGTCACGGGCATAGCCACGGGGGCTGTGGAGGCCACTCGCACGACAATGAGAACATGATGGGTATCTACCTCCACGTTATGGCCGACACGCTAGGCAGTGCGGCCGTCATCGTATCGACCGCCCTGACCTACTATTGGCCCTGGTCCGGCTGGGATCCGCTAGCATCCTTCTTGATCGCTGTGCTGATCCTCGGCTCGGCCATGCCGTTGGTTAGCTCTTCAGCACGTCGGCTGCTCCTCACGGTCCCGGATCGGGTTGAGTACGGTCTGCGGGATACGCTGTCTGGCATCACAGGATTGCGTGGTGTTGCCAACTACGCGGTTCCCAAATTCTGGATGGATGACCGCAGCGGCGGTGATAATCACACAGCCCCAGGGGATCATCTGCTGGGCGTCATGCACGTGACAGCAGTCCGTGGGGCGGACATGGAAGACGTTGGAAAACGCGTTCGGTCATATCTTGCGGCGAAGGGGATCGATATCACGGTGCAGGTCGAAAGAGAAGGCGACCCAAGCTGCTGGTGCGGCCTGAACAGGACAATGCCCGGCCAAGGGCCTGCAGGCGGACACAAGCCGAGCTATAGTGTGCTTTAG